CGTGAATTCCGGAAGGGGGGTGATATCGTGGCAGGTTATCGCCAGTGCATGTGTACGGTGGGGAAAAAACGCGAAGTCCGAAAAGTTTTAATGAATTGGCGGAAAACAACCCGCCGCAACCTTAAAAGAATTGAGGTAGCACCATGAAAACAATCATTATCGCAACGATATTATCCATATTCTTTCCCATCGTTCTGTCACAGCCCGCCGCTGCCGCCATCTCCGATTACTTCGTCGAAACCTCGTGGCTTGCCCAGAATCTGGACCAGGTCACGGTGGTGGATGTCAGGGTTAAACCCAAATATCTCCTGGGTCATATTGACGGGGCCTTACACATTGACAAGAATGAATTCCTGAGCTTCCGACGTGGCGTCAAAAGCCTCGTGCCGACGGTTGAGGAGTTTCAGCGCCTGATGATTCACTACGGAATCACCCCTGAGACGACAGTTATTGTCTATGCGGAACATACCAACCCCTACAGCGCACGGCTCGTGTGGACACTGAAATATTACGGACATGAAAAGGCCTATGTGCTCAACGGTGGATACGAGAAGTGGGCAAAGGAAGGGCGACCCCTGGGGTTTCTCCCAACCAAGGCTGTAAGTATCGAAAGCTATGTGGTCTCCGATCAAGAACCTATCCGTGCCAAGGCGAACGAGGTTCTCACCAGCATTAACGATCCGGGTACCATCATATGGGACGTAAGGCGTCTCACGGAGTTCGAGGGAACTGAAGTGAGGGCGGATCGGGGAGGACACATCCCGAGTGCGACACATCTGAACTGGACCGAGCTCCTCCATGAAGAAAACGGGATCCAGGTGCTCAAGCCGGCCGGCGAACTGACGGTCCTGCTTGCTTCCCATGGGATCACACCCGACAAGAAGGTTATCGCCCACTGCCAGACAGGGATCCGTTCCGCCTACGCTTCTCTCGTCCTTATGGCCCTCGGTTATCCCGAGGTACGGAATTACGACGGCAGCTGGATCGAGTGGGCCAACAATAGGGATCTCCCCATTGTCACCAGCAGCGCTGCCTTCTCATTGTAATTTTCCTGGCGGGTGATGGCGCAACATCATCCATGGACAACGAAAACAAAAGATCCCCCGGACAGTTATTGTCCGGGGGATCTTTATATCTCGCCTGTTCGGCGCCGGTGTCCTTCATCTCCAGAAGCCCTTTACCACCATCAGCAAGATAAGAGCAGATTTTTCGGAGAAGGGCTCCCTCGGTAAGTTTATCGAAATAGATAATTACATTGCCGACACAGGTCCATTTCCTGCTCTTGAACAGGGAATGGGCAAGTGCTATCTTAATCGTTCAACCTGAACCGGGAGGTACTTGATGCCTGAGATTCGTCCCTTCGCAGGGATTCGCTACAATCTCGAAAAAATCAAGGATTTCAAAAAGGTCGCCGCCCCGCCGTATGATGTCATTGACCCGGCCGGCCATGCGGAACTCCTTTCGCGTCATGACCGGAATTGCGTCAGGCTCATTCTGGGCGACAATCCGGGCCAGGTCGGCGATTATACCAAGGGCGCCCGTCTCATGGAGCAATGGATGTCCGACGGAACTCTCATCCGGGACACGTCGCCAAAGTACTATCTTATCGAGGATTCTTTCCTCCTGCCGGGCGAAAACGCCCCACGCAGGCGCTGGGGCATTATAGGTCGGGTCCGTCTCGAACCCCTCGACACCGGACGTATCCACCCCCACGAAAGAACACACAAGGGCCCCAAGGAGGACCGCCTTCGGGTCATGAAAGCATTCAGGACCAACCTGAGCCAGGTATTCGCCCTGTTCGACGGGGACGCCGATTCGGTCAAGGATACCCTTACAGGGACCTTCGCTTCTACGCCGGAGGTCGACATTACCGATGGAGACGGCATCGGGAGGAAAATGTGGGTCATTGACGACCGGAAGGTTATCACCCGGCTTTCGGACCTCCTGTCTGACCGTGATTTCTTCATCGCTGATGGACACCATCGCTACGAAACAGCCCTGGCCTACGCACGGGAGATGGCCGACGACGATCCTGATCCGACCCCTGAAAAAGGCTACAACTTTCTCATGATGGCTCTCGTGGGCATGGAGGACCCGGGCCTGGCCATTCTTCCCACCCACCGGCTTCTGTATGGGTTCGATGACTTCGAGTTTTCCAAATTTTCGGACTGTCTCGCGAGGTTCTTTGAAATAACTTCCGTAAAACCTGAGATCGAAGCGGCCATTCGCGCCGGTTTGCCGCCAAAGCGTATGAACGGACGTGGTTTTCTCCTGTACGACCCGGCCGGCAACTCTTTTGTGCGGGCCCGGATGCGGGATGGGCTGGACCTTGGAAAGGAGATCCCCAACCTCTCAAAACCCGTCCGGGAACTTGATGTAACCCTTGCCGAGCAGTTCGTCATGATGCGTTGCCTGGGAATGACCCGGGAGCAGATAGGCCACCAGGAGCACCTTGAGTACTTCAAGGATGTCACCCAGGCCATGGAAAGGGCAAGAACCGGAGGGCAGATACTTATCGTAATGCATTCCACCGACATGAAGGATCTCGTTGCGGTCACCTCCGCGCGGGAGAGGATGCCGCAGAAATCCACCTTCTTTTTCCCCAAGCTTCTTACCGGCCTGGTTTTCTACAATCACGGCGACTGAGAAAGACCGGGAAAAATGTTCGACACACCCACCCTCGTTTCCCAAATCCAAAAACCCTGCATCTGGGCCATAGGCGGGGGCAAGGGCGGAGTGGGCAAATCGGTAATAACAGCGAACATGGCTATCCACCTCGCCCGGACCGGCAAACGCTGCGTTGCCATGGACGCTGATCTGGGGGGCGCCAATCTCCACACGGTCATCGGGATGCCGACTCCCGAATACACCCTGACCGACTTTCTTCGCCGCAAGGTTCCGAATCTGAGCGACATCATGGCCCCGACACCCATCCCGAACCTGTGGCTCATCAGCGGGTCCAAAGCGCTCATGGAGATGGCAAACCCCAAGTTTACGCAGAAGGAGAAGATAATTCGCCATCTGCACAGCCTGGACGTGGATTACATCCTCCTGGACCTGGGATCGGGAACGGCCTTCAATATCCTGGACTTTTTTCTTGTCGCCCAGGAGGGGATACTGGTTGTCCTCCCGGAACCCACATCGGTGGAGAACGTATATCATTTCATCAAGGCGGCCTTTTACAGGAAACTCAAGCGGGCTACCAGAAAATCGGGGGTAACCCTGGCTGTCGACAAGGCCATGGAAGAGAAGATCGCCCGGGGAATCCAGTCCCCACGCACGCTCATCAAGAATGTCTTCGAGATCGACCCGGAGGCCGGGAGGGCGCTTCAGAAGGAGGCCGACAATTTCCACCCAAACATAATTATAAACCAGTTGCGCAAGTTTGACGAAAAAGATCTCGGGAAAAACATCTCCCTTGCGTGTCGTGATTACTTCGGTATCGACATCCGGCCATTGGGCACTATTGACGAGGATGAATGCGTCCGGAAAGCCGTCAGGTTAAAAAAACCCGTAATCGACGCATATGCCGCGTGCCCCTTTTCCCACACCATCCATGGCATAGTCCGGAAACTCATACTATCCACCCGGGAGGTCCCCCTTGAATAACAGGGCCACCCGGGAAGACTACGAGGTCCTGGGGCTGAAAAAGGAAGTGACCGGGGCCGCCGAGGCCGCCAAGGCCTATGAAAAGATGAAAGCCCTTTACTCCCATGGTTCACTGGCGACCTACTCTCTCATTACAGAAGAGGAACGGGAGGAGATACTCCGGAAGATCGAAAGGGCCTATCTGCATATTTCCCGAGATATCTCCCGCAGTGAATCCCTTCCGCTCTTCGAACCGCCTCCCCGTGTTGTCATCAAGCTGGATACGGGTGAGGAATTTCCCGTAGACGCCATTGGAAGCTATATCCGCAGGCGCCGTGAGGATATGGGCCTGACCCTAAAGGACATCTCCGGTATTACACGGATCCGTTCGATATATCTGGAAAGCATTGAGAAGGAAGCTTACGATCTCCTACCTGCGCCGGTTTATCTGAGAGGTTTTCTCATCGAGTTCGCCAAAGCCCTTGATTTTCCCGACCCGGAGGATCTGACCTCACGCTACCTTGCCTGCTACGAGGAAGGGACGACCGAAAAGTGAGACTGCTGGCCACCGTCATCCTGGTCCTGGTGCCATCCGTGTGCAACGCATACATCCTCCCCGCCGCGGACCTGCTGGGAAGGATGTCCTCTCACTTTCAGAGGATCAAAACCGTGCAGGTTTCAGTTACTCTGGAGGATGTTGATGGGCGGCTTCTTCAGGAAAACCTCGTCACCGTTCCCATGAGGCCGGGTGAGGAGCCGGCAGACCGCCATGACGCGCTCCTTGCAGGCTATCTGCCTTACCCCTTCCTGACAATGGACGTTAAAAATCTGCGGTCCATTCTCCCTTCACTCTTCGCCGGGGATGCCGGCGTCCGGTTTACCAGACTCGACAGCACAGTCTGCTACCTGGTGGAGGGCACAGGCGCGCGCCTGTGGATCAGGAAAAAGGATCTCTATCCGCTGCGTGCCGAGGTCCTTACGGAAACCGGAAGATGGGTCACATGCCTCTACCTCGACCCTGTCCACTTGACGAAGCGCATGGTCTACCCTTCCAGGACGGAGGTCAGAATTGAGGGAAACCTGGAATATATCGAACGGCTGTCCTTATCCAAACCGAATGCCCCTTCCCCATGACAGCCCGGTTTGCCCGGGTTGCCATCCCACGTCCTGTAGATAAAACGTTCCACTATCGAATCCCCGATCAACTTGTGGACCGTATCGCACCCGGCACCGTCGTGTTGGCGCCTTTCGGAAAAAAGACCATGACCTGCGTTGTAGTGGAGCTGGTGGACGACTCGCCCGTAAAGACCCGCAGCCTGCTGGCCATGGCCGGCACTCCTTCCCTGGATCCGGGGCTTCTTGAACTGGCCCAATGGACAGCGGGGTACTACCGCTCTCCATTGGGTCTTATCCTCAGGATGCTTCTCCCTCCCCTGGAGCGGAGGAACCGGGGCGCGAAATTCCGCCTCACTCCCCTGGGGAAAAAGGCCCACGAATGCCATGAGAAAGGCCCCTTCGGGGAGATCATGGACCTGCTTTCCAGGGGACCGCGGACATCCACCTACCTCGAGGGTAAAACAGACACGGAAAGGCTCGATGATGCCGTAGAAACCGGCCTCATCGAGATAGTCCTGCCTTCCACAACAGGTCCGTCCGGCGGTGCACCGGCATCCATGCGTATTCGGGACGAAAAAAAAATCCTGAAATTGACACCCCATCAGTCAAGTGCCCTGGAGACTATTATAGAGTCCACCGACAAGGCCGAATTTACCGTCATCCTACTGCATGGCATCACCGGGTCCGGGAAAACCGAGGTCTATCTAAGAGCAGCCCGAAGAATGCTCGACAGTGGAAAAGGGGTCCTTCTCCTTGTGCCGGAGATCGCCCTGACCCCTCTGCTCACCTCCCGCCTGGACACCATGGCCCCGGGCAAGGTGGCCGTTTTTCACAGCGGCGTTCCAGCGGGGGAAAGGAGAGCGGCGTGGGAAGCACTGGCTTTAGGACGGGCCAGACTGGCCGTTGGCGTGCGCTCCGGTGTTTTCGCTCCCGTTCCCGACCTCGGTCTCATCATTGTGGACGAGGAACACGACTCATCCTATCGCCAGGAGGAAGCTCCGAGCTACAACGCGAGGGATGTGGCCGTCAAGAGGGGCCAGATCGAGAACATTCCGGTCGTCCTTGGTTCCGCGACCCCTTCACTCGAATCGTACAGAAACGCAGAAACCGGGCGATACCGGCTCGCCATTCTCCCCGAGAGGGCCACCCCTTCGCAATATCCAGGTATCGAGGTAGTCGACATGGCGGACCCCAAAGTGGACCGTTCGGTTCACCCTTTCCTCTCGGCGAAACTGCTCTCGAACCTTCAGGATACGGTTGAACGCGGTGAACAATCCATCATCTTCCTGAACCGCCGCGGTTTTGCGCCATTCCTCCTCTGTCCCGAGTGCAACTATACCCTGGCCTGTCCGAACTGCAGCGTCACTCTCACCTACCATCTTTCCAGAGGGATGCTCTGCCACTACTGCGGACACGTTCAGCCCCCTCCGTCCATCTGCCCATCCTGCGGAGGTAGCCGGATTGCCCCTGTCGGGACGGGAACGCAGCGGATTGAAGAGGTTCTGCAGGCTGTTTTACCGGGCGCTGTCGTCGAGCGGCTGGACAGGGATATCATGGAAAAACGAGGCGCCCTGGAGAACGTTTTCAGGCGCATGGACCGTGGTGAAATCCAGGTCCTGGTGGGAACGCAGATCCTGGCAAAAGGCCACGATTTTCCCGGTATAACACTCGTAGGCATACTCAACGCCGAACAGGCGCTGGACTTTCCGGATTTCAGGGCGGCGGAGAGAACCTTTCAGCTCATTACCCAGGTTTCGGGACGATCCGGAAGGGGCAGCACGAGGGGCAGGGTCATCGTGCAGTCCTACTTCCCGGAACACTACGCCGTTGTCGCGGCCCTGAGCCAGGATTACGGCGTCTTTTACAAGACCGAGACTGCCATAAGGAAGGAGTTCGGCTATCCACCATTCAAGCGGTTGGGCCGGGTCATTGCGGACGGGATCTCGGAAAAAAGGGTGATGGCGGCCATTCGGGAACTCGTCGGCCGCATCCCGCGTTCGGCCGGGATACGCATCCTCGGGCCATCTCCAGCCCCCCTTCCGAAGATCCGAAACCGCCACCGATGGCATTTTCTTCTTCTCGCCGACAGCCACCGGGACCTCTCCGCTGCGCTGGAAAACACAGGGGCCTTTCACCTTCCAGGAATCAGGGTCCATGTGAGAGTAGACCCTTACAACATGATGTAGATCGGCCTCGGTCCTTCTACTCCCTGAAAAAGCCCCTGCATTTCGGACACATCCTGCCCGGTTTCCCGCCCAATCCCAGGCGCTGTTTTCTTCCCAGGTGGATCATCTTTCTCCCGTCATCATAGCATTTTCGGCAATGGGGCTCCGGATCATCCTCCAGGTAGACATAGGTGCCCCGAAAGAAAACCTTTTTCGGAAGATCGTCCGTCTTTTTCAACCGTTCGATCTCGCTCAGCAATTCGATGAAATGTTCCTGCAGTTCAATGATCATCCGCTGGAGGTTCATGACAGCTTCGCTGACCTCCGGCACATCGTTCTTTTCCCCGACATCTTTCAACCTTTTGAGTTCGGAAAGGATCTCGTCCCATCTCACCGTCATCTTTTGCTCCTTTTCCCTTCGTTCCTTGTATCCTGTCCCTTATAGTCCCTTTTTCGACACTCCGATACCCGGGTACATGGATACGCTTGATCTTCCCCGTTGGACGTTGGACCCGTTTTTCCCCTCTGGACCCTGGACTCTGGACTCCGCAACTCTGGACTTTAAGTTACCATGATAGCATTCACCGGGAAACCCGGTCAAACGGGAAGGCCGTCCAGATATTGACTTGCCCGTCAGGTGGGTTATGATGTTTTTACGGAGGTTACACATGGCAATACTGCCTATTCGGACCTTTCCGGATCCTGTCCTCCGGGATGTCTGTTCACAAGCAGAACCCGGGACAGACTATATCCGGAAACTCGCCGACAACATGATCGAAACCATGTACAACGCACCTGGTATCGGTCTGGCCGCTCCACAGGTCGGCGAAAGTATACGGATGGTGGTTGTGAATATTACCGGTCCCACCGGCGATGGCGTCCCCCATGTTTTTCTCAACCCCGAGATCGTCCATTCCGAAGGCTCCATCTCCTTTGAGGAAGGATGTCTTAGTTTCCCAGAGCTTACCGTGGAGATTGAAAGGGCCAAGGTGGTTCAGGTTCACTTTCAGGATCTGGAGGGTACGCCCACGATCCTGGAGGCCGAGGACCTTCTCGCTGTGGCTATCCAGCATGAGCTGGACCACATTGAGGGACATGTCATCATGGATTACGCATCGTCCGTCAGACGGGATCTTTACCGGAGAAAGGTCCGGAAGATACTGGCCCAGGAAGCCTGATGCGCCTCGTCTTCATGGGCAGCCCCAGGCTCGCCGTCCCTGCGCTGGAGGCGGCCTTCGCTGCCGGAGACCTTGTGGGCGTCGTGACCCAACCCCCCCGAAGAAAAGGACGGGGGTTGAAGGTCGAACCTTCTCCAGTGGCTTTGAAGGCGATCCAGTTGGGTTTCGAGCCGGCAACTCCCTCGAGCGTGAGGGATGAGAACTTTCGGACCTTCCTTCATAATCTCAACCTTGACCTGGCTGTGGTCATGGCCTACGGAAGGATACTCCCTCCCGAGGTTCTCGAAATCCCCCGCCTGGGATGCGTCAATATACACACCTCCCTCCTACCCGAGCTCAGGGGCGCCGCGCCCATCCAGTGGGCCATTGCCAGGGGATATACGGTAAGTGGAGTCACTCTCATGCAGATGGACGAGAGGATGGATACCGGGCCGGTTCTCCTGCAAAAGAAGGTGGAGATAGGACCGGATGAAACCTTCGAACAATTGGCGGAGCGCCTCTCCGACCTTGGCGCGGAAGCCCTGCTCGAAGGCATCCCCGCCCTGGAAAGGGGAAAGCTGCGTCCTCAGCCGCAGGATGACAGCCTCGCCACCTACGCGCCCATGTTGACCAAGGAAGACGGGAGAATCGACTGGTCCATGGGTTCAAAGGAGATCGCCGCCCGTGTGCGTGGTTTTTTACCGTGGCCGGGAACCTTTACCACCCGTCGCGGCAGGAGGCTTCGGATCACTAAAGCGGTCCCCATGGCCGGCAAGGGGTCCTGGCCCGGAACGATCATGGGAACCGGAGAGAACGGAATCGAAATCGCCTGCGGGACGGGGTCGCTGATGGTTGTCCGCCTGTGCCCCGAAGGAAAACGGGAAATGGGAGCGGCCGAATTCATTTCCGGATACCGCCCATTGCCGGGAGAGAGGCTGGGGGAATGATACAGGCCGGCGACAGGGAGGAATGCCCCTGATGGCCAAGGCAAAGAAACGCCTCTTCATGGGTCTTCTTCTTGGCCTGGAGCTGGTGATCGCTTTGGGCCTTTTCGTCCTCTGGTATCTTCCTTACCAGGGGTTTGAAACCCTCGGTTCAAACCTTCCCGTTATCGTCGGTTGGTCCTTTATCGGCCTGCTGATTCTTTTCAGCATGGGGATTATTCTAATCGTCCTGACCATCCTTCGGGGCCGCGTGATGCCCGGTACAAAATGGATACGCGGGATACTCATTCGCTACATGCTGCCCGCCATTACGGCAGTCGGCCGGCTCTTCGGCATCCCCAAGGACGATATCAGACGGTCGTTCGTGGAGATCAACAATGAGTTGGTGAGATCGGAGACCAGGAAGGCTCCCCCCAAGCGCATCCTCATTCTGATGCCCCACTGTGTTCAGAGGGATGTCTGTCCCTACCGGATAACGGTGGACGTACAGAACTGCAGACACTGCGGAAAGTGCGACTTCTCCGAGTTGACCAGGATAGCGGAGAAGATGGGCATACAGATGACTGTCGCTACCGGCGGGTCCCTCGCGAGGAGGGTTGTCATCGAGGCCAAGCCTCAGCTTATTGTAGGAATCGCCTGCGAGAGGGATCTTTCAAGTGGCATTGCCGACACTTACCCCATTCCGGTTATCGGCATACTCCTGGACAGGCCCGAGGGACCGTGCATCAATACACGGGTCAGTGTCCAGAAAGTCAGGGAGGCCCTGAATTACTTCCTTGCGGAGGATTCCATACCCAGTGAAATCGAAACCGGGCAGAAAACGACCTCCTGAGGGCGCAAGATACCCGGCCTGGAAGATCCTCGACGAATGGGAGGACGGGAAGTCATCTCTCGAATCCATCCGGGAGCGAGACTTCGCCCATTCCTCCCTGTCCGCCAGAGATAGGGCGCTTGTCACGGAATTGACCCAGGGTGTCGTCCGCCATCGTCTGCTGCTCGATCACCGCATCGACGCCCTGCTGGATAAACCCAAAAACCACCTTCCCGAACCGGTCCGCATCCTTCTGCGACTCGGCATCTATCAGATCATCTTTCTTCATAAAATCCCTATTCACGCTGCTGTGAATGAAATCGTCCGAGCAACCAAGGGGACCAGGTACGCCGGATTCGCTCCGCTGGTCAATGCCGTGCTCAGACGGGCCTCCATCGCTCCGCAGACTCCCATGCCTGACCATGGCAGGGATCCAGGGGGGCACATGTCACTGGTGAATTCAATGCCCCGCTGGCTCGTGGATCGCCTCATCACGCAATGGGGAATCCCGGAAACCCGCCGGATCCTCCAGGCAACCAACCATCCCGGCCCCTTGACCATAAGGGTCAACACCCTCAGGACAGACAGAAACAGCCTTCTGGAGGAGCTGGTTTCACTTGGCTTGCCGGCCAGGCCCGGACACATCTCCGCCGACGCCATTGTAATCGAAAGAGGTATTGCCCCATTGACCCTCTCGCCTTTTCGGGAGGGACATTGTACCGTTCAGGACGAGGGCGCCCAACTGATTGCCCCTCTTCTGGATCCAAAACCCGGGGAGATCATGGTCGATGCATGCGCGGCTCCCGGGGGGAAAGCGGGCCACCTTGCCCAGATAATGGGCGGCCGCGGCTCAGTCATAGCGGTGGATCGGAACCCCGGCCGTCTACGGATGACCAGACAGGCCCTTTCCCGACTTGGGATCGATTCGGTGCGCCTCCTTGCCGCTGACGTCCGGAGTTTTCCCAGGATATTTGCCTCCCCACCGGACAAAATTCTCCTCGACGCCCCATGCTCGGGCACAGGCGTTCTGAGACGTCACCCGGAGGGGAAATGGAGAAAGGACCCCGAAGGCATCATAAATCTTGTCCGCCTGCAAAATGATCTTTTAAGGGCGGCCGGCGCCTGTCTCGCTCCAGGAGGAAAGCTCCTTTATACGACCTGTTCCATTCTTCAGGAGGAAAACGAGGAGGTTGTGACCCGATTCCTGGAAAGCGCCGACTTCATGCTGGAGGATTTCAAAATCCGTTGCGGCGACATGGACGCAAGCCTCTTTACGCCCAGGGGTGAGCTGAGAACATGGCCTCATCTGCATAACTGCGACGGTTTTTACGCGGCCATGCTGGTAAAAAATTGATGACTTCGCAAAAAGTCATCAAGGCGGACGGGATAACCTCATGAATCGTTTCGGCCTTCTGGGCAAGATCCTTCTACTGGCATCAGCGATGGTTCTGGTGGCGGTTCTGAGCGCGTGGGTGATTTTCACATTCCTGACACGCGGCGGCGAGGTGACCGTTCCTGATGTGCAAGGTCAGGAGATAGGTGCGGCCCTCGAGATTCTAAGCCGCCGGCAATTGGGTCTTAGCATCGCTGCATCCGACTTCGATGCCTCCGTCCCGCCCGGTTATATAATCTCCCAGGATCCCGGCGCCGGGGTCAGAACCAGGAAAAACCGCATTATCCGGGTGGTGCTGAGCCAGGGGACCCGTACCGTCCATGTGCCGAACCTGGCGGGCCTGAGCCTGAGACGGGTTGAGCTCCAGCTCTCCCAATCCGGCCTCAAGGTGGGGAAGGTTGCAAGGGTTCATCTCGCCGAAACCGACCCCGGTACGGTTATTTCTCAAGCGCCACCTGCCGGGGTGTTCGCCGCCCGGGGCCAGGAGGTGGATGTCCTACTCAGCGAGGGAAGCCCGGTCCTGACATATCTTCTTCCCGACTTGACCGGTTTTCCGGTGGAAGACGTTTTGGCGACAATCCGGGCCTGGGGACTGAAGGCCGGCCGTATCAATGAGTTGGAATCCACCGAATTGCCCCCCGGGACCGTCAGCGAAACCCATCCCCTGCCGGGCAGTGCCATCAAGGAAGGCCAGACCGTCAGCCTAACCATCACGGCCCTCCCAAAACCGGGAAAAACATCCCCGGTGGTCCTCTATCGGTATGCCGCCCCGCCGGGTTTTCTCCCCCATCACCTCCGTCTCGTCCTATCCGCCGGACAGGAAACCTCGGAGGTGTTCAGCCAAACGATCGATCCCGGAACATCGGTGACAATTCCTGTTCCTGTCCCCCAGGCCGGAACCCTGAAGGCCTACGTGGACGGATCGCTGCTTGAGGAAAAAGACGTTCCCTGATAGTAAGGGAAAGGGAAGCAATCTGCCGGCTCGCTGGAGAAGATCATGAAAAACAGGGAAATCTTTATCGCTCCATCCATCCTTTCCGCCGACTTTTCCCGCCTGTGCGACGAGATACAGGCCGTGGAGGAGGCAGGGGCGGATATTATCCACCTGGACGTGATGGACGGCCATTTTGTACCCAATATCACCATCGGTCCCGGGGTGGTTGCCTCATTGAGGAAGTGTACGGGCCTGCCCTTCGACTGCCATCTCATGATTGAGAACCCCGACCGGTTTATCAAGGCCTTCGCCGACGCAGGCGCTGATATGATAAGCGTCCACCAGGAGGCATGTCCCCACCTGGATCGTTCTTTGAACCTCATCCAGGAGAACGGCGCCAGGGCCGGGGTGGTGTTCAACCCGGCCACGGGCATGGATCAACTGCGTTACTTGGCCGATATTGTCGATTACATCCTCATTATGAGCGTTAATCCCGGGTTTGGGGGCCAGAAATTCATACCCGGGATTTTGGGAAAGCTGCGGGACCTGACGGCCCTGCTCGATGAGCTGAAGATGAACGCTGAGATTGAGATCGACGGCGGCATTCGCCCTGAAAATGCCGGAGATGTCATCGAAGCGGGCGCCCGGATTCTCGTGGCAGGGTCCTCTATTTTCCACAATCCACCTTATGAGGAGGCCATCTCCAGGATAAAGAATCCTCATCCCCGGGATGCTGCAGGAGGAAAATCATGAGTTTTTT
This genomic stretch from Deltaproteobacteria bacterium harbors:
- the rsmB gene encoding 16S rRNA (cytosine(967)-C(5))-methyltransferase RsmB, whose protein sequence is MKSKPGRKRPPEGARYPAWKILDEWEDGKSSLESIRERDFAHSSLSARDRALVTELTQGVVRHRLLLDHRIDALLDKPKNHLPEPVRILLRLGIYQIIFLHKIPIHAAVNEIVRATKGTRYAGFAPLVNAVLRRASIAPQTPMPDHGRDPGGHMSLVNSMPRWLVDRLITQWGIPETRRILQATNHPGPLTIRVNTLRTDRNSLLEELVSLGLPARPGHISADAIVIERGIAPLTLSPFREGHCTVQDEGAQLIAPLLDPKPGEIMVDACAAPGGKAGHLAQIMGGRGSVIAVDRNPGRLRMTRQALSRLGIDSVRLLAADVRSFPRIFASPPDKILLDAPCSGTGVLRRHPEGKWRKDPEGIINLVRLQNDLLRAAGACLAPGGKLLYTTCSILQEENEEVVTRFLESADFMLEDFKIRCGDMDASLFTPRGELRTWPHLHNCDGFYAAMLVKN
- a CDS encoding PASTA domain-containing protein; this encodes MNRFGLLGKILLLASAMVLVAVLSAWVIFTFLTRGGEVTVPDVQGQEIGAALEILSRRQLGLSIAASDFDASVPPGYIISQDPGAGVRTRKNRIIRVVLSQGTRTVHVPNLAGLSLRRVELQLSQSGLKVGKVARVHLAETDPGTVISQAPPAGVFAARGQEVDVLLSEGSPVLTYLLPDLTGFPVEDVLATIRAWGLKAGRINELESTELPPGTVSETHPLPGSAIKEGQTVSLTITALPKPGKTSPVVLYRYAAPPGFLPHHLRLVLSAGQETSEVFSQTIDPGTSVTIPVPVPQAGTLKAYVDGSLLEEKDVP
- a CDS encoding ribulose-phosphate 3-epimerase, translated to MKNREIFIAPSILSADFSRLCDEIQAVEEAGADIIHLDVMDGHFVPNITIGPGVVASLRKCTGLPFDCHLMIENPDRFIKAFADAGADMISVHQEACPHLDRSLNLIQENGARAGVVFNPATGMDQLRYLADIVDYILIMSVNPGFGGQKFIPGILGKLRDLTALLDELKMNAEIEIDGGIRPENAGDVIEAGARILVAGSSIFHNPPYEEAISRIKNPHPRDAAGGKS